The Rosa rugosa chromosome 1, drRosRugo1.1, whole genome shotgun sequence genomic sequence AGTCTATTATCTTAGACTTCAATTCTTTCTTCAATAAATATCAAACAAACTAACTATGAATTAGGATCTAAATTTGTATATTTGCTTGGCCCCCAAGAACAAGTTCCTAGTTCCTCTCTGTTGtcattgatgattgtaaatTCGAAATATTGATTATTCTGTCAATAAAACCGACTTTTCCTCTAATACTGTGGTTAAGGCTTGGAGCTACCTATTTACCACATTGTTGGAAAAGAATCAAAAGATTGATGGTGGAGTTTGATGCCGGTTGGGATTATTATCATGTGGTCTCGAATGCTACGTGTTCCTGATTTGACTACTATGGTGCACCGGccatataatatatattaacCAATTACCATTAAAGTACGGCAGTACTGACCAATTAATAAATCTAATTTGCATATGGTGCACCATATGCACATATATTAAGTAATTGCACATATATTAAGTAATTACCATCAAAATATGGCCGCATTGACCAATTAATCAATCTAATATTCCGATTTTCCCTTTTTTGTCAAGATACAAGTGCgtaatttttgttctttttcttcttctaacaaaaaaaaagcgTAATTTTAGCTTTTTCCTATTATTTTTGGATAATTAATTTGAGATTGACACCTACAAATACACATTATTACTCTACAGTATATACACAATAATCAGATCCACATTAGTCCATGCGGACTCCAgtcatgcaaaaaaaaaaaatattaattaataaataaattacaaAACCAATCTAATACGGAAGAATATATTAACAAGATTGGAATGTATTTAAATATCTTCATCATATTAGTTCAATAACgttcttttgtcataaaaatTTACCTTCCTTTGATTATGgattaaaaaaaatctcatcATTCATTTTCTATATAAACCCTAACAACAATGTACATAATAAACTTGAATCAAACACTAAAAATGGGCTTAAGCTTTTTCATCCAATGCGCTTGCTTAGTGTCGTTGCTTGTATCCCTTACCCTAGTTCATGCTCAGAGAAGGGTTTTTGATGTGACAAATTACGGTGCTCGTGGAGATGGAAGAACAGATAACAGCAAGGTAATACTAACGACAATCTTATTTTTAATCCAAGAGATAAAGATGATGAGGTAATTCGATTGTttatgggatttttttttttttgtttaatttctaGGCCTTCATTAATGCATGGAATGGAGCTTGTCAGAACATTGGAGGAGGTATGGTGCTGTTTCCAAGAGGCACATTTGTGGTGGCTCCGGTGGTTCTTAAAGGTCGATGCAAGGGACCAATGGAGTTTGAAATTCAGGGTACCCTACAGGCTTCTAAGGAGGTCAAAGATTTCATTGATATTGACCATTGGATCACCATACAATACGTTGACGGCTTGAACATTAGTGGTGGTGGAACCCTAGATGGCCTCGGAGCCGATGGTTGGGGATATAATGACTGCCTAAAAAACCCAGGCCGTTGCAAGCAACTCCCTGCTGTAAGTGCTTCTTACACTGCTGGCTTCAATGTTTCCTTATTCTTTTTGCATATTGGGGGCTCATCACATATCTATATctcaaccgtttagtttttaggtctatTTGAGTAAATTACTTCTACATATTTTCAACTAAATTGATAATTGTTAAGCCattcataattgtgatttacaattataaacatgaatggttcagtatttggttcgttcattgatttaatctagtttgataacttaacggtcatcaatttTGGATGACAATTTGCGTAAGTGATCTATTCATAGAGTCCTAAGAATTGAACGGTCAAGACGCTGATAAGTGATCAAAAAGTAAGTCCCACAAATGATCCCTTAGGATGAGAAAACTTGAGCAAATACTCAGGGGCGGGCCTTGGTTCAACTAGCTGCTTATGAGATCCATTTGCGCAAATGTCTTGGTATACATTAATATGGTACCTCGAGCATTACTTCAAATTATGGATGACAAAAACGCTGATGTCAGCAGTACTTGTTGATAATGTGATTGCTATATGTTTGTTTACTTGTGATTTTAACATTTATGTTATTTTTAATGATTGTTTGTTCATCTTGTTTAGACACTGCGGTTGGATTTTGTCACCAAAGGTTACATAAGCAACATAACATCGATCAACAGCAAAAACACCCACATCAATCTTTTTGCATGCAAGGACGTACTTATTCGCAACGTCAAGATATCAGCTCCCGATGAGAGTCCCAACACCGATGGAATCCACATTGGCACCTCACAGAACATCTATATCGTAGACTCGCAGATATCCACCGGTGACGATTGTGTCTCCGTCCTCCCCGGATCACAATACATCAATGTCACCGGTGTCCAGTGCGGTCCAGGCCATGGAATTAGCATTGGAAGTCTCGGCAGAGGTGATGGTGACTCCGTTAATGACATGTATGTATCTAACTGCAGATTTGAGAGTACTCAAAATGGTGTGAGAATCAAAACATGGGCTGTGGATTCTAAACCTGGAACTGTATCACGTGTTGCCTTTGAGAACATTGAAATGGATAATGTGGAGAATCCCATCATTATTGATCAAGAATATTGCCCTGGTGGTGGTTGTAATACACAGGTTCGTAACTATACATGTTGTTCGACTCCTTCGATGTAGAGTCATTTTGCGCCTTCTGAGCAAAATCAGTTTTACTTGACtgttaaaactttgattacaactTTTGGATAAACTATTTCATGTGTGTGCAGTCATCCTCCGAAGTTCAGATTAGTGATGTAAAGTTTAATGGCATTAGAGGCACTTCCGCTACAAAGGAAGCAATTATTCTCAAATGCAGCCGAAGTAAACCTTGCCAAAATATCGAGCTGAAGGACATTGACCTAACCTTCCGAGGACCTGGAGGACCGGCGGTTTCATTGTGCAATAATGTAGAAGGCAGAGCTTACGGCCTACAAAAGCCCACATCTAAATTGGATACACCGCGAGTAGCTGCTTACAATGAAATAGAGTATGATAACTTAGAAGGCAGAGCTTATGGTCTACAGAACCCCTCCTGGAATCTAAACACGGTGCAGGTATCCCCTGACGGCGAAATAGAGGATCCTATATAGTAACTTGGATAGCTTCACCTAAGCCTACTCCTTCTTTTTAGCCACACTGCAGATACGAACCACTACCATGTTCTCTGATCACATGCAATAGAATAGTATCGAACCATGTCGTTTCTCTGTGTAAATTACATCAAATAATTTGATTATGGAGGAATAATTTGAGTTATATGTCATATGATGTTATGAAATCTCGTATACAACTCGATCTGATTTACAAACTGGCAACGTTACATGCCATACCAGATTGTatgacaattgaaaattactATAGATTGTTATCTTGTATTCAGTGAATTACAAGTCAAAACATTTGCTAACAGCTCACCAAGTTGCCGAACCAAGTTTCACATTACCAAGGAACGACCAAATAGGAGTATGCATTGATTTCAGTTGGTAACTTGATATTACAACATACCTTACATCATCGTGCTATGAGATTTCGTTTCGGAAAGACAAACAGATTCTAGAACTTGAAAACCCTCGCATGTCATACTAGTACAAGTTGGCTGAAATTCACTGTCACAACTCAAATTGCACCATATTTTCTTTCAGTTGCTGGCCTCTGCGTTCCTTGATAAGAAGCAGGAGGGTGTTCCCAAGAAGCTTCACTGGCAAAGGAACTATTAAGATCTTCTGCTCGGCTGTAGCTTTGCCCTGCTCCACTCACCTATATTTGTATCCCAAAACACCATTAGAAAATCTAGATATGATGTGCCAAACCCTATTGCAGATTGCTACAGAATTGGGTCCTGACTGGAGCTCAGTTCCCCTTGCCTGGCAAGGTTAATTTGTCCAAGGATTGGAGCCTCGTCGAAAGAATTTCCATCTTGCAATTTCAAGAAATATGATATAGAATTTATATGCTGATCTCTTAGGTACAACTACAGGTAAGGATGCCCAACATGTCTATGATGAGCCAACTTAAGCTCATTAATCTCGCATCCATAAGCAATTAGGTAATATACAAGCCATAAGGCAATAATCACTAGTACTTGCTATGTAAATTATGTTGGTAATGTATACTCACAGTTTCTAAGCAAGCAGATACAATTG encodes the following:
- the LOC133742518 gene encoding exopolygalacturonase-like codes for the protein MGLSFFIQCACLVSLLVSLTLVHAQRRVFDVTNYGARGDGRTDNSKAFINAWNGACQNIGGGMVLFPRGTFVVAPVVLKGRCKGPMEFEIQGTLQASKEVKDFIDIDHWITIQYVDGLNISGGGTLDGLGADGWGYNDCLKNPGRCKQLPATLRLDFVTKGYISNITSINSKNTHINLFACKDVLIRNVKISAPDESPNTDGIHIGTSQNIYIVDSQISTGDDCVSVLPGSQYINVTGVQCGPGHGISIGSLGRGDGDSVNDMYVSNCRFESTQNGVRIKTWAVDSKPGTVSRVAFENIEMDNVENPIIIDQEYCPGGGCNTQSSSEVQISDVKFNGIRGTSATKEAIILKCSRSKPCQNIELKDIDLTFRGPGGPAVSLCNNVEGRAYGLQKPTSKLDTPRVAAYNEIEYDNLEGRAYGLQNPSWNLNTVQVSPDGEIEDPI